From Erigeron canadensis isolate Cc75 chromosome 8, C_canadensis_v1, whole genome shotgun sequence, one genomic window encodes:
- the LOC122579217 gene encoding uncharacterized protein LOC122579217: MTMMQMQLGSSSFDQENKIFGMMANDHHHKAEEEDDDSFSSDVSSVVSSDDESDDAFEDSCPSTDDSHALGDMSDLLQQLPSKRGLSKHFQGKSQSFTSLSKVICLQDLAKPENPYNKKLKSCKSYVGLSRMLPPPTRSASSSKLFNKKTSSSRACCSSLSYGSRPPTHPSHSNGTTSASGFSNQTPLFV, translated from the exons ATGACTATGATGCAGATGCAATTAGGTTCATCTTCATTTGATCAAGAAAACAAGATCTTTGGAATGATGGCTAATGATCATCATCATAaagcagaagaagaagatgatgattcattTTCATCGGATGTTTCGAGTGTTGTATCGTCAGATGATGAATCTGACGATGCATTTGAAGATAGTTGTCCTTCTACGGATGATAGTCATGCCTTGGGTGACATGTCAGATCTACTTCAACAACTTCCCTCCAA GAGAGGATTATCTAAGCACTTTCAAGGGAAATCACAATCTTTCACATCTCTATCAAAAGTGATATGTTTACAAGATCTTGCAAAACCAGAAAACCCTTACAACAAGAAACTAAAATCATGCAAAAGTTATGTTGGATTGTCAAGAATGCTACCACCACCTACAAGAAGTGCATCTTCTTCAAagctttttaataaaaagacaTCTTCTTCAAGGGCTTGTTGTTCTTCATTAAGTTATGGTAGTAGGCCACCTACACATCCATCTCATAGTAATGGTACTACAAGTGCTAGTGGCTTTTCAAATCAAACTCCTTTGTTTGTTTGA